The Altererythrobacter sp. CAU 1644 genome has a window encoding:
- a CDS encoding polysaccharide deacetylase family protein: MTQVYITIDTEYSSGLMTSPCPVDRAENFARSIACITPDGPAGITHKLDLLGRYGQKAVFFVDPMPALIWGVAAIEDIVGPIIEAGQDVQLHLHTEWLELAGPANHLGTRTGLNLADFNFDEQCQLLAYARETLIAAGAPDPVAFRAGNYGANDDTLRALAALGLRYDTSHCPGIADGHCRISLGRDVRDPVLYKGVIEVPVGSIGTTDGGQRHAQITALSRREMIAAVRHARDHGQSCFTFVSHSFELINRRKLAVNRIVRRRFEGLCRDLAALRGVETANYRDNPPLFTGSGPSIEPLPPSTIRTGLRHAEQIVSNTLYGAL, encoded by the coding sequence ATGACACAGGTGTATATCACGATCGATACCGAATATTCTTCGGGCCTGATGACTTCGCCCTGTCCGGTCGACCGGGCGGAAAACTTTGCGCGCTCGATCGCCTGCATCACCCCCGATGGACCCGCTGGGATCACCCATAAGCTCGACCTGCTTGGCAGGTACGGCCAGAAGGCCGTGTTCTTCGTTGATCCCATGCCTGCGCTGATCTGGGGTGTTGCCGCCATCGAAGACATCGTCGGGCCGATCATCGAAGCCGGTCAGGACGTTCAGCTCCACCTGCATACCGAATGGCTCGAGCTAGCGGGTCCAGCCAACCACCTGGGCACCAGGACCGGGCTCAATCTCGCCGACTTCAACTTCGACGAGCAGTGCCAGCTGCTCGCTTACGCCCGCGAAACGCTGATCGCAGCAGGCGCACCGGACCCGGTCGCCTTTCGTGCCGGAAACTACGGTGCCAATGACGACACGCTGCGCGCGCTAGCGGCACTTGGCTTGCGCTACGACACCAGCCATTGTCCGGGCATCGCCGACGGGCACTGCCGGATTTCGCTCGGCCGGGACGTCCGCGACCCCGTGCTCTACAAAGGCGTGATAGAGGTTCCAGTGGGCAGTATCGGGACCACCGACGGGGGCCAGCGCCACGCCCAGATTACCGCGCTCTCACGGCGGGAAATGATCGCTGCGGTCCGGCATGCGCGCGATCACGGGCAGAGCTGCTTCACTTTCGTGTCGCATAGTTTCGAACTCATCAACCGGCGCAAGCTGGCGGTGAACAGGATCGTGCGCCGCCGGTTCGAGGGGCTGTGCCGAGATCTCGCCGCACTCCGCGGGGTCGAGACCGCGAACTATCGCGACAACCCGCCGCTGTTTACCGGTAGCGGCCCAAGCATAGAGCCGCTCCCGCCGAGCACCATCCGCACCGGGCTGCGGCACGCCGAACAGATCGTTTCGAACACGCTTTACGGCGCGCTGTGA
- a CDS encoding GNAT family N-acetyltransferase — MTLTPASIDFTVGSRRLLAVPRRLETVCFSLEDILAGRLPKACDRQEGDGFRVLSAPQERIGELLRHFPDHVMGGRQDYPRHYIDMSGSYEDYLGQFSGKTRSTLRRKQRKLADACDGACRVSAHRTVAEVEDFLKAALPLSAMTYQARLLDAGLPDTPRARERLLEQAEQDRLRCFLLRAGDTPIAYLALPIDGQTLVYAWLGYQPEWARLSPGTVLQMEALEQLFAEARYRWFDFTEGDGAHKAMFGTASVECASFVLLEKTLANRALLGARDGFDAAVAGAKSIAERSGALARVRTLLRA, encoded by the coding sequence GTGACCCTCACGCCTGCCTCGATCGACTTCACCGTCGGCTCGCGGCGCTTGCTCGCGGTACCGCGCCGATTGGAAACCGTCTGCTTCTCGCTCGAGGATATTCTCGCTGGTCGATTGCCCAAGGCTTGCGACCGTCAGGAGGGTGATGGATTTCGTGTTCTGTCGGCGCCGCAGGAAAGGATTGGGGAACTTCTCCGGCACTTTCCCGATCACGTGATGGGCGGGCGGCAGGACTATCCCCGTCACTACATCGACATGTCCGGCAGCTACGAAGACTATCTCGGGCAATTCTCGGGCAAGACACGCTCGACGCTGCGCCGCAAGCAGCGCAAGCTGGCCGATGCGTGCGACGGGGCATGTCGAGTGAGCGCTCACCGGACCGTGGCGGAGGTCGAGGATTTCCTGAAAGCCGCCTTGCCGCTGTCGGCCATGACCTACCAGGCCCGGCTGCTCGATGCCGGCTTGCCCGATACGCCCCGGGCGCGAGAACGCCTGCTCGAACAAGCGGAGCAGGATCGCCTGCGCTGCTTCCTCCTCCGCGCCGGTGATACGCCGATCGCTTATCTGGCATTGCCGATCGATGGCCAGACGCTGGTCTATGCCTGGCTCGGCTATCAGCCGGAGTGGGCGCGGCTCTCACCGGGCACAGTGCTGCAGATGGAGGCGCTCGAGCAACTGTTCGCGGAGGCGCGCTATCGCTGGTTCGACTTCACCGAAGGCGACGGTGCTCACAAGGCGATGTTCGGGACCGCGAGCGTAGAATGCGCCAGTTTCGTGCTGCTGGAAAAGACGCTCGCCAACCGCGCGCTCTTGGGCGCACGCGACGGGTTCGACGCGGCGGTTGCGGGGGCGAAGTCAATCGCCGAGCGTAGCGGCGCACTGGCCCGGGTGCGGACATTGCTCCGGGCCTAG
- the rplA gene encoding 50S ribosomal protein L1 → MAKQTKKQQVVAKLDREKLYTVDEAIATLREHKAKFDETVEVAMNLGVDPRHADQMVRGMVSLPSGTGKEVRVAVFAKGDNADKALAAGADKVGAEDLMEDMQAGNLDYDRVIATPDMMGVVGRLGKVLGPKGLMPNPKLGTVTPNVEQAVKDAKGGQVEFRVEKQGIIHSGIGKLSFKDEDLKANFKALTEAVVKAKPSGAKGKYVRKVTVTSSMGPGLKVDLGEVEGA, encoded by the coding sequence ATGGCAAAGCAGACCAAGAAGCAGCAGGTCGTGGCCAAGCTGGACCGCGAAAAGCTCTACACCGTAGACGAAGCGATCGCGACGTTGCGTGAGCACAAGGCGAAGTTCGACGAGACCGTCGAAGTCGCGATGAACCTCGGCGTCGACCCGCGTCACGCGGACCAGATGGTTCGCGGCATGGTGTCGCTGCCTTCGGGTACCGGCAAGGAAGTCCGTGTCGCTGTGTTCGCCAAGGGCGACAATGCCGACAAGGCTCTCGCCGCTGGTGCCGACAAGGTTGGTGCCGAAGACCTGATGGAAGACATGCAGGCCGGCAATCTCGATTACGACCGCGTTATCGCGACCCCCGACATGATGGGCGTCGTCGGCCGCCTCGGTAAGGTGCTTGGCCCCAAGGGCCTGATGCCGAACCCGAAGCTCGGCACGGTCACCCCGAACGTGGAACAGGCCGTCAAGGACGCCAAGGGCGGCCAGGTCGAATTCCGCGTGGAGAAGCAGGGCATCATCCACAGCGGGATCGGCAAGCTCTCGTTCAAGGATGAGGACCTGAAGGCCAACTTCAAGGCGCTGACCGAAGCGGTCGTGAAGGCCAAGCCGTCGGGCGCCAAGGGCAAATACGTCCGCAAAGTCACCGTGACCTCGTCGATGGGCCCGGGCCTCAAGGTCGACCTGGGTGAAGTCGAGGGCGCATAA
- the rplK gene encoding 50S ribosomal protein L11, whose protein sequence is MAKKIDGYIKLQVPAGIANPSPPIGPALGQRGVNIMEFCKAFNAATDSMEKGMPIPTIITVYADRSFTFVTKTPPATFLIKKAAKLKSGSKEPGKVSAGTIKRSALAEIAEMKMKDLNANNIEMATRIIEGSARSMGLDVVEG, encoded by the coding sequence ATGGCCAAGAAAATCGACGGCTATATCAAGCTGCAGGTGCCTGCGGGCATCGCCAATCCGTCGCCCCCGATCGGCCCGGCACTGGGCCAGCGCGGCGTCAACATCATGGAATTCTGCAAGGCCTTTAATGCTGCGACCGACAGCATGGAAAAGGGCATGCCGATTCCGACCATCATCACGGTTTATGCCGACCGCTCGTTCACCTTCGTCACCAAGACTCCGCCGGCGACCTTCCTGATCAAGAAGGCCGCCAAGCTGAAGTCGGGTTCGAAGGAGCCGGGCAAGGTTTCGGCCGGAACCATCAAGCGTTCGGCGCTCGCCGAAATCGCCGAGATGAAGATGAAGGATCTCAACGCCAACAACATCGAAATGGCGACCCGCATCATCGAGGGCTCCGCCCGTTCGATGGGCCTCGACGTGGTGGAGGGCTAA
- a CDS encoding retroviral-like aspartic protease family protein, with the protein MTDRNHLLARMSAFLAALAISAQAAPAVAQSDKDEQALPPSQVRELPPAHFDETLAIGGEEIDARKVSSRMTVEVKVNGEGPYKFVVDSGADTSVVGERIAARLGLPDAQPVMLQTMTERKVVDRVEVDSLKLGPTTTTDLLLPVLDERNIGAEGMIGLDALVRQRLMLDFDKRIITVEDGLVPAIVRPNEIVVTARLKRGQLILTEVRALGQKVEAVIDTGTEVTIGNLALRDKLRRRHAKSFKTIEIYGVTGATATLDFAIVPLLKLGPVTFQNVPIAFADVSPFELFGLAEKPALLLGTDLMETFRRVSLDFHERKVRFQLKRCRARATMIRTTTHVTRLGSDTDTACDR; encoded by the coding sequence ATGACCGATCGCAACCATCTGCTCGCACGCATGTCGGCATTCCTCGCCGCTCTTGCGATATCGGCCCAGGCCGCTCCAGCCGTCGCTCAAAGCGACAAGGATGAACAGGCCCTGCCACCTTCGCAAGTGCGCGAGTTGCCCCCTGCCCACTTCGACGAGACCTTGGCGATAGGAGGCGAGGAGATCGACGCCCGCAAGGTCAGCAGCCGGATGACGGTCGAAGTCAAGGTCAATGGCGAAGGGCCTTACAAGTTCGTGGTCGATAGCGGGGCCGACACTTCGGTGGTCGGCGAGAGAATTGCCGCACGACTTGGACTCCCCGATGCCCAGCCGGTCATGCTGCAGACGATGACCGAACGAAAGGTGGTCGATCGCGTTGAGGTCGATTCTCTCAAACTAGGGCCCACGACGACCACCGATCTCCTGCTTCCCGTGCTCGATGAACGCAATATCGGCGCCGAGGGGATGATCGGCCTCGACGCGCTGGTGCGGCAACGGCTTATGCTCGATTTCGACAAGCGAATCATTACCGTCGAAGATGGCTTGGTCCCCGCGATCGTCAGGCCGAACGAGATCGTGGTAACGGCGCGATTGAAGCGCGGGCAACTGATCCTGACCGAAGTCCGCGCACTCGGGCAGAAGGTCGAAGCGGTCATCGATACCGGGACCGAGGTCACTATCGGCAATCTCGCTCTACGGGATAAACTTAGAAGGCGTCACGCCAAGTCTTTCAAGACGATCGAGATCTATGGAGTGACAGGGGCAACCGCTACGCTCGATTTTGCAATCGTACCCTTGCTCAAATTGGGACCTGTGACCTTTCAGAATGTTCCGATAGCCTTTGCCGATGTGTCGCCATTCGAGTTGTTCGGTCTCGCCGAAAAACCCGCACTCCTGCTTGGAACCGACCTGATGGAGACCTTCCGCCGAGTTTCACTCGATTTTCACGAGCGCAAGGTCCGTTTCCAGCTTAAGAGATGCAGGGCGCGCGCCACCATGATCCGGACCACCACCCATGTCACGCGGCTGGGTTCGGATACTGACACAGCGTGCGATCGCTAG
- a CDS encoding TonB-dependent receptor domain-containing protein: protein MSRVSIRYKSLLATAAVAAIAHGTAFAQDTAVQSNEEAPDQGPEIVVIGTQIQGAQINDVLPVTVLDETAIENTGAASGDELFRAIPQAGTVAFNEQNATTQNSARGDVGSINLRDLGTGNTLLLINGRRMTLHPGFQTELLVPVVSSDTNEIAPGSIRRVEILRDGASAIYGADAVAGVINTVLKGGMTGGFVEGDYRMSDGTGLYSYTLSGGYGFNFGGGRGNITVYGSYFHENGMGTEEREYAADENRLPLVEGTDFEGDASFNNRNTFGPFGQFDIIGVSSTNPRTPIGDDDFYLQPSTFPGCRLDFGNGICARNGTTPTTAVRYNQNFDGTLISEKNRYNALALLSYELTDNLEFYFEGSFYRSESRRNNEASAILGATPFRISRNAYWNPFGPIGSPNRLTAPGITIAAGGADIDLERYRFVDVGSRDVSVDKDTYRLVAGLKGSFGEWDFDTGFLYSEADLVDLARNRVSMTLAQNAINRTTPDAYNPFNGGCLGDPGEGDCTPNSEAVLDSIRVDVFRKGGTSLALADFKVSRDDLFELPGGNLGIAAGVEWRRESFYDDRDPRLDGTITFTDSITGEFIGSDVVGTSPSPDTSGNREVYSAHAEIFVPLVGPDMDIPLVEELNVQLAGRIERFTDIDETAMVPRVAVSWTTIPGVTFRGAWSEGFRAPNLVQVNDEGTTRVNTRDDFVICQAQVEKNVIANLGACAGQSTVSFRSGTENLVPEDSESINLGIVLEPEFLPGLTLTADYWRVEQRGLVGTFGDDNAIALDLLRRLNGSTNPNVIRNDPTADELALFAGTSLAPAGTIVRVLDPYLNLDSRISKGWDFGLFYAVPDFGLGDFRLRLNAARLKSFIQSAGPDSQELLEGIAAGALPPDVTIGGLGELLEIEGRPKWRVSGSVNWESGPVDIGLFGQYVGEVWDTSVTRDVLLDTDDPNGNFYRVSDWFTTNFSISYSINNDTPLDGTRLRFAINNLFDKDPPLADEQFGYFSELHSARGRVFHVELRKKF, encoded by the coding sequence ATGTCGCGAGTTTCCATTCGCTATAAGTCGCTATTGGCCACTGCTGCGGTCGCCGCGATCGCACACGGCACAGCTTTCGCTCAGGATACGGCGGTCCAGTCGAATGAGGAAGCACCGGATCAGGGCCCAGAGATCGTCGTGATCGGTACCCAGATCCAGGGTGCACAGATCAACGATGTGTTGCCGGTTACAGTGCTCGACGAAACGGCGATCGAAAACACAGGAGCCGCTTCAGGCGACGAACTGTTCCGCGCCATCCCGCAAGCAGGTACGGTAGCCTTCAACGAACAGAATGCGACGACGCAAAACAGCGCACGCGGCGACGTCGGTTCGATCAACCTCCGCGACCTCGGCACCGGCAACACGCTGCTCTTGATAAATGGGCGGCGTATGACGCTTCATCCCGGCTTCCAGACAGAACTGCTAGTCCCAGTCGTATCGTCCGACACCAACGAAATCGCGCCCGGCAGCATCAGGCGCGTCGAGATCCTGCGCGACGGTGCTTCGGCCATCTATGGGGCTGACGCGGTCGCGGGTGTGATCAACACCGTGCTCAAGGGAGGCATGACCGGCGGCTTTGTCGAGGGCGATTACCGCATGTCCGATGGCACCGGTCTCTACAGCTACACGCTCAGTGGTGGGTACGGGTTCAATTTTGGCGGTGGGCGCGGCAACATCACCGTTTACGGCAGCTACTTCCACGAGAATGGCATGGGTACCGAGGAGCGAGAATACGCTGCCGATGAGAATCGCCTGCCGCTGGTCGAGGGGACCGATTTCGAAGGTGATGCGTCATTCAACAACCGCAACACATTCGGGCCGTTCGGGCAATTTGACATTATCGGTGTCTCTAGCACCAATCCGCGTACGCCGATTGGCGACGACGATTTCTACCTCCAGCCGAGCACCTTCCCGGGCTGCCGATTGGACTTCGGCAATGGAATCTGTGCCCGCAACGGCACCACTCCCACAACCGCTGTGCGCTACAATCAGAATTTTGACGGTACGCTGATCAGTGAAAAGAATCGCTACAACGCGCTGGCCCTGCTGAGCTACGAGTTGACTGACAACCTGGAATTCTATTTCGAAGGCAGTTTCTATCGCTCGGAAAGTCGCAGGAATAATGAAGCCTCGGCGATCCTAGGGGCTACCCCGTTCCGCATCTCTCGCAATGCGTACTGGAATCCATTCGGACCCATCGGAAGCCCGAACCGTCTGACTGCTCCGGGGATTACAATTGCTGCCGGTGGGGCCGATATTGATCTGGAACGCTACCGTTTCGTCGATGTCGGCAGCCGTGATGTTTCAGTCGACAAGGACACCTATCGCCTGGTGGCGGGATTGAAGGGCAGCTTTGGAGAGTGGGATTTTGATACCGGCTTTCTCTATTCCGAAGCCGATCTGGTCGACCTTGCTCGCAACCGCGTCTCGATGACGTTGGCGCAGAACGCCATCAATCGGACCACGCCGGACGCCTACAACCCTTTCAATGGAGGGTGCCTCGGTGATCCTGGCGAAGGCGATTGTACGCCAAACTCCGAGGCGGTCCTCGACTCGATCCGGGTCGATGTCTTCCGCAAGGGGGGCACCAGTCTTGCGCTTGCCGATTTCAAAGTTAGCCGTGACGACCTGTTCGAACTTCCTGGCGGCAATCTCGGTATCGCGGCTGGTGTCGAATGGCGGCGTGAAAGCTTCTATGATGATCGCGACCCGCGCCTCGATGGGACCATCACCTTTACCGACAGCATCACAGGTGAGTTCATCGGCAGCGATGTAGTCGGCACAAGTCCGTCGCCGGATACGAGCGGCAACCGGGAAGTCTACTCAGCGCACGCCGAAATCTTCGTGCCACTCGTTGGTCCGGACATGGATATTCCGCTGGTCGAAGAATTGAATGTCCAACTGGCTGGGCGCATCGAGCGCTTCACGGACATCGACGAGACCGCGATGGTCCCGCGCGTCGCCGTATCCTGGACAACAATCCCTGGGGTGACCTTCCGTGGAGCCTGGTCCGAAGGTTTCCGCGCACCAAACCTGGTGCAGGTCAATGACGAGGGTACGACTCGCGTCAACACGCGCGACGACTTCGTTATCTGCCAGGCGCAGGTCGAAAAGAATGTCATCGCCAATCTCGGTGCCTGCGCCGGCCAGAGCACGGTCAGCTTCCGTTCGGGGACCGAGAACCTCGTTCCCGAGGACAGCGAGAGCATCAACCTCGGCATCGTGCTCGAACCCGAATTTCTTCCAGGCCTCACATTGACGGCGGATTATTGGCGGGTCGAACAACGCGGCCTCGTAGGGACCTTTGGGGACGACAACGCCATCGCGCTCGACCTGTTGCGGCGCCTCAACGGCAGTACCAACCCGAACGTCATTCGCAACGATCCCACCGCGGACGAGTTGGCGCTCTTTGCCGGTACCAGCCTCGCGCCAGCGGGAACGATTGTCCGCGTTCTCGACCCCTATCTGAACCTCGACAGCCGTATATCGAAGGGCTGGGATTTCGGCTTGTTCTATGCGGTCCCGGATTTCGGACTCGGTGATTTCCGTTTGCGGCTCAATGCAGCCAGGCTGAAGAGCTTCATCCAGTCTGCAGGGCCGGACAGTCAGGAACTGCTCGAAGGAATTGCAGCCGGCGCTTTGCCGCCGGATGTGACCATCGGGGGTCTCGGTGAATTGCTCGAAATCGAAGGGCGTCCAAAGTGGCGCGTCAGCGGGTCGGTCAATTGGGAAAGTGGCCCAGTCGATATCGGTCTGTTCGGCCAGTATGTCGGCGAGGTCTGGGATACCAGCGTCACGCGCGACGTACTGCTCGACACCGACGATCCGAACGGGAACTTCTATCGGGTGAGCGATTGGTTCACGACGAATTTCTCGATCAGCTACTCGATCAATAACGATACGCCGCTTGATGGGACTAGGTTGCGTTTCGCAATCAACAACTTGTTCGATAAGGACCCACCGCTGGCGGATGAGCAGTTCGGCTATTTCAGCGAACTACATTCAGCGCGCGGCCGCGTTTTCCATGTGGAGTTGCGCAAGAAGTTCTAG
- a CDS encoding CPBP family intramembrane glutamic endopeptidase, translating into MTTTIEQYQMQPPELQGMGWGRFLLQILSVGIVYIAASVPPIVILGQGSNGILASVATSMLGALVVAWFWLRRDGTLTEAWILARPASWPKTLLMALGTTIAIILWFSLGAMLVEALGFNAPEVQMVLDFVVESPLSFVLWIVVVAWLAAGLGEELLWRGFLFDRLNRLAGIKGRIWLALLIQAAAFGLPHIYQGMGGVLITGVVGLFLGWVRIKSSWSLLPCVLAHAAVDTVMMSLAYAQKLEWIAF; encoded by the coding sequence ATGACCACGACCATCGAGCAGTATCAGATGCAACCCCCTGAACTACAGGGCATGGGTTGGGGCCGCTTCCTTCTGCAGATCCTTAGCGTCGGGATTGTCTATATCGCTGCCTCGGTGCCGCCAATCGTGATCCTGGGTCAGGGTTCGAATGGTATCCTGGCGTCGGTCGCCACAAGCATGCTTGGGGCGCTGGTAGTTGCGTGGTTCTGGCTCCGCCGCGACGGAACCTTGACCGAAGCCTGGATCCTCGCGCGCCCGGCAAGCTGGCCCAAGACGCTGCTTATGGCCCTCGGTACCACCATCGCAATCATCCTATGGTTCTCGCTTGGCGCCATGCTGGTCGAGGCGCTGGGCTTCAACGCACCCGAAGTACAGATGGTCCTCGACTTCGTGGTCGAGAGCCCGCTGTCCTTCGTCCTGTGGATCGTGGTCGTCGCCTGGCTCGCTGCAGGTTTGGGCGAGGAGCTGCTGTGGCGCGGATTCCTGTTCGACCGGCTCAACCGGCTGGCCGGGATTAAGGGTCGGATCTGGCTGGCACTTCTGATCCAGGCGGCAGCCTTCGGCCTCCCGCATATCTACCAGGGCATGGGGGGCGTTCTCATCACCGGAGTGGTGGGGTTGTTCCTGGGATGGGTGCGGATCAAATCGAGCTGGAGCCTGTTGCCATGCGTCCTGGCCCATGCCGCAGTCGATACGGTAATGATGAGCCTCGCCTATGCGCAAAAGCTCGAGTGGATCGCGTTCTGA
- a CDS encoding class I SAM-dependent methyltransferase: MYFDRGSFRDPSGRVMLHENRVFRVVYEQGMANYRAARDAGIYEEMAERGFLLPATSLAPASDPALAELSSGARELLEHPKLDYVSYPYEWCFSELKAAAVHHLDFHIALLDKGFSLSDATAYNVQFQGTRPVFIDHLSIIPYDEGSAWIGQRQFGMQFLNPLYLWAKKGIAPHAWYRGSVEGIEPEELVKLLGWKDRLSFNVLAHIVGPAAFARRRVSEGLGAKPVRETKLPKNRFVALLTSLRDYIAGLDLPDTKTVWDDYADNNSYDEARRSAKHQFVSEVVASANPDRAIDIGCNSGDFSQTALTAGARSVIGFDFDFGALERAYARFDQSRQNVLPLWLDATNPSPAQGWANAERKSMGDRCNADVVLALAVIHHLAIGKNIPLDMAVDWLMGTAKRGIIEFPSKADPMVKQLLRHREDIFPDYDETNFLKHVSARGKIVRQDRLGEDGRLIIAYERRD; encoded by the coding sequence ATGTATTTCGACAGGGGATCGTTCCGCGACCCTTCGGGCCGCGTCATGCTGCACGAGAACCGCGTGTTTCGCGTGGTCTACGAACAAGGCATGGCCAATTACCGCGCGGCGCGCGATGCGGGCATTTACGAGGAAATGGCCGAGCGGGGCTTCCTGCTTCCGGCCACCTCGCTGGCGCCAGCCAGCGATCCGGCGCTAGCTGAACTGTCGTCGGGCGCGCGCGAATTGCTTGAGCACCCGAAGCTCGACTACGTCAGCTATCCCTACGAATGGTGCTTTTCCGAGCTGAAGGCGGCCGCAGTCCATCATCTCGATTTCCACATCGCGTTGCTGGACAAGGGCTTCAGCCTCTCGGATGCGACCGCATACAACGTGCAGTTCCAGGGCACTCGTCCGGTATTCATCGATCATCTCTCGATCATTCCTTATGACGAAGGGTCTGCGTGGATCGGCCAGCGCCAGTTCGGCATGCAGTTCCTCAATCCGCTCTACCTGTGGGCCAAGAAGGGGATTGCCCCGCATGCCTGGTATCGCGGCTCTGTCGAAGGGATCGAGCCAGAGGAGCTGGTCAAGCTGCTCGGGTGGAAGGATCGCCTCTCGTTCAACGTGCTTGCGCATATTGTCGGCCCTGCCGCTTTCGCGCGGCGACGCGTCTCGGAAGGTCTGGGGGCCAAGCCGGTTCGCGAAACCAAGCTGCCCAAGAACCGCTTTGTCGCGCTGCTCACTAGCTTGCGCGACTACATCGCCGGTCTGGACTTGCCCGATACGAAAACCGTGTGGGACGACTACGCCGACAACAATAGCTACGACGAGGCGCGGCGCAGCGCCAAGCATCAGTTCGTGTCCGAAGTCGTTGCCTCGGCCAATCCTGACCGCGCGATCGACATCGGCTGCAATAGCGGCGACTTCAGCCAGACCGCGCTGACAGCCGGCGCACGCAGTGTGATCGGTTTCGACTTCGATTTCGGCGCGCTTGAACGGGCCTATGCCCGGTTCGATCAGTCCCGACAGAACGTCCTTCCGCTGTGGCTCGACGCCACCAACCCCAGCCCTGCACAGGGTTGGGCGAATGCCGAGCGCAAGAGCATGGGCGATCGCTGCAACGCCGATGTGGTGCTGGCCCTTGCGGTCATTCACCATCTCGCGATCGGCAAGAACATTCCGCTCGACATGGCGGTCGACTGGCTGATGGGGACGGCCAAGCGCGGGATCATCGAGTTCCCGTCGAAAGCCGACCCGATGGTCAAGCAACTGCTCCGCCACCGCGAGGATATTTTCCCCGATTATGACGAGACGAATTTCCTCAAGCACGTGTCCGCCCGTGGCAAGATCGTGCGGCAGGACCGTCTCGGCGAGGATGGGCGGCTGATCATCGCTTACGAGCGGCGTGACTAG
- the nusG gene encoding transcription termination/antitermination protein NusG, which produces MARWYIIHAYSGFENKVRDQIISEAERLGLSEAVEDVQVPTETVTEVKRGKKVQVERKFMPGYVLAKLKMTDDVYHLVKNTPKVTGFLGSGNKPQPISEKEAARYFGGVEEAKAAPKRDIHVDYEIGDQVKVLDGPFASFNGVVEELDFDKAKVKVSVSIFGRATPVELDFEQVELVK; this is translated from the coding sequence ATGGCTCGCTGGTACATCATCCACGCTTATTCGGGCTTCGAGAACAAGGTTCGCGACCAGATCATCTCCGAGGCCGAGCGGCTCGGGCTGTCGGAAGCCGTCGAAGACGTGCAGGTCCCGACCGAAACCGTGACCGAGGTCAAGCGGGGCAAGAAGGTCCAGGTCGAACGCAAGTTCATGCCCGGCTATGTCCTTGCCAAGCTCAAGATGACCGACGACGTCTACCACCTCGTCAAGAATACGCCGAAGGTTACCGGGTTCCTCGGCTCGGGCAACAAGCCGCAGCCGATCAGCGAGAAAGAGGCCGCCCGCTATTTCGGCGGCGTCGAAGAGGCCAAGGCTGCGCCGAAGCGCGACATCCACGTCGATTACGAGATCGGCGACCAGGTCAAGGTGCTCGACGGGCCTTTCGCGAGCTTCAACGGCGTCGTGGAAGAGCTCGATTTCGACAAGGCCAAGGTCAAGGTCTCGGTCTCGATCTTCGGTCGTGCGACCCCGGTCGAGCTCGATTTCGAACAGGTCGAACTGGTCAAGTAA
- the secE gene encoding preprotein translocase subunit SecE — translation MAEENKRKTSPAEFVNQVRSEAGKVVWPTREETIRTAIFVFIMMVILSLFFLGIDTVFGSVVQWLLTLA, via the coding sequence ATGGCCGAAGAGAACAAGCGCAAGACGAGCCCGGCGGAATTCGTCAACCAGGTCCGCTCCGAAGCAGGCAAGGTGGTCTGGCCGACGCGCGAGGAGACCATCCGGACCGCGATCTTCGTGTTCATCATGATGGTCATTCTCTCGCTGTTCTTCCTCGGTATCGACACCGTGTTCGGTTCGGTCGTTCAGTGGTTGCTGACGCTCGCTTGA